One Tetrapisispora phaffii CBS 4417 chromosome 3, complete genome DNA segment encodes these proteins:
- the TPHA0C00100 gene encoding RNA-binding protein (similar to Saccharomyces cerevisiae ESF2 (YNR054C); ancestral locus Anc_6.381): MSNQVEEFDDFSSDGEDNGLLIQSKKNFSSKQHIEEDVESSDDRDSNDDKESGTIKQNDDVANEKSDDDASIDDKLDEGKVEINSGTTENERKEALKKKMDAFNTLKAQRKARHKTGVIYLSAIPPYMKPAKMRQILSRFGELDRLFLKRESDQKYKSRVKGGGNKKTKYEEGWAEFVRKRDAKICAGALNGNTIGGSKGSFYHDDILNVKYLPGFKWADLTDQIARENDVRQSKLDLEISQANKMNAEFIRNVEKSKMLENIKKSNKRKNNDIADKEDNTIVRNFKQYKVSTRRADASDDIKAKQANMDQIINNLL; this comes from the coding sequence ATGTCTAATCaagttgaagaatttgaCGATTTTTCTTCTGACGGTGAAGATAATGGTTTATTGATCCaatcaaaaaagaattttagTTCTAAACAACATATAGAGGAAGATGTCGAAAGTTCTGATGATCGTGATAGCAATGACGATAAAGAATCAGGTACGATTAAGCAAAATGATGACGTTGCTAATGAAAAGAGTGATGATGATGCATCCATAGATGACAAATTAGATGAAGGTAAAGTTGAGATAAACAGTGGGACTACTGAGaatgaaagaaaagaagctttaaagaaaaagatgGATGCATTTAATACTTTGAAGGCCCAAAGAAAAGCTAGGCATAAAACTGgtgttatatatttgtcTGCTATTCCACCTTATATGAAACCTGCTAAAATGAGACAGATCTTGAGTAGATTTGGCGAGCTTGATcgtttatttttaaagagAGAATCTGATCAAAAGTACAAAAGTAGAGTAAAGGGTGGtggtaataaaaaaacaaaatatgaaGAAGGTTGGGCAGAATTTGTAAGGAAAAGAGACGCTAAAATATGTGCTGGAGCTTTGAATGGTAATACAATTGGTGGTAGTAAGGGTAGTTTTTATCACGATGATATATTGAATGTAAAATATCTACCTGGATTTAAATGGGCTGACTTAACTGACCAAATTGCTAGAGAAAATGATGTAAGACAATCTAAATTAGACTTGGAAATATCACAGGCCAATAAGATGAATGCTGAATTCATAAGAAACGTAGAAAAGAGTAAGATGTTAGAgaacattaaaaaatctaataaaagaaaaaacaatgATATCGCTGACAAAGAAGACAATACTATTGTGAGAAACTTTAAACAATACAAAGTATCGACAAGAAGAGCTGATGCATCAGATGATATTAAGGCTAAGCAAGCCAACATGGATCAAATCATTAACAATTTGCTATAA
- the NOG2 gene encoding putative GTPase NOG2 (similar to Saccharomyces cerevisiae NOG2 (YNR053C); ancestral locus Anc_6.380) — protein sequence MGQAKKEKQRRIREGNVKDGNLRVKGENFYRDGKRVQFLNMYTGGKAVRNAKGDIIKAADYQDSAVPDARVAPDRRWFGNTRVISQDALQNFRDALGETQKDTYQVLLRRNKLPMSLLEEKDSTESPVAKILDTESFEKTFGPKSQRKKPRLAASSLEDIVQSSESDHKVYEEKQELSTTLGLMGRQMDEEEGWTQAAKEHIFSKGQSKRIWNELYKVIDSSDVVIHVLDARDPLGTRCKSVEEYMTKETPHKHLIFVLNKCDLVPTWVAAAWVKHLSKDRPTLAFHASITNSFGKGSLIQLLRQFSQLHTDRKQISVGFIGYPNTGKSSIINTLRKKKVCPVAPIPGETKVWQYITLMKRIFLIDCPGIVPPSAKDSEEDILFRGVVRVEHVSHPEQFIAGVLKRCQKKYLERTYEISGWKDDVEFIEMLARKQGRLLKGGEPDESGVSKQILNDFNRGKIPWFVPPPEKEQREETSGKKSEQSEVKIGDKRKASTEE from the exons ATGGGTCAAGCTAAGAAAGAGAAACAGAGAAGAATTCGTGAAGGTAATGTCAAAGATGGTAACCTTAGAGTAAAAGGTGAGAATTTTTACAGAGATGGTAAAAGGGTTCAATTCTTGAACATGTACACTGGTGGTAAAGCTGTTCGTAATGCTAAAGGTGATATAATTAAAGCAGCAGATTATCAAGATTCTGCTGTTCCTGATGCACGTGTGGCTCCAGATCGTAGATGGTTTGGTAATACTAGAGTCATTTCTCAAGATGCATTACAAAACTTCAGAGATGCTCTAGGAGAAACACAAAAGGACACTTATCAAGTGTTATTAAGAAGAAATAAGTTACCAATGTCTTTGTTGGAAGAAAAAGATTCTACCGAATCTCCAGTAGCTAAAATTCTAGATACTGaaagttttgaaaaaacTTTTGGTCCTAAAtctcaaagaaaaaaaccAAGATTAGCTGCCTCCAGTCTAGAAGATATAGTTCAATCTTCTGAATCTGATCATAAAGTTTATGAAGAAAAGCAAGAACTAAGCACAACATTAGGTTTGATGGGTAGACAAAtggatgaagaagaaggttGGACTCAAGCAGCTAAAGAACATATTTTCAGCAAAGGCCAATCAAAACGTATTTGGAACGAATTGTACAAAGTTATTGATTCTTCTGATGTTGTTATTCATGTTCTTGATGCAAGAGATCCACTTGGGACAAGATGTAAATCGGTTGAAGAATATATGACCAAAGAAACCCCTCATAAACATTtgatttttgttttaaacaAATGTGATTTAGTACCAACATGGGTAGCA gCAGCATGGGTAAAACATTTATCTAAAGATCGTCCTACATTAGCATTCCATGCCTCAATCACCAATTCATTTGGTAAAGGTTcattaattcaattgttaCGTCAATTTTCTCAATTACACACTGATAGAAAGCAAATTTCAGTTGGTTTTATCGGTTATCCAAACACTGGTAAATCTTCGATTATTAACACattaagaaaaaagaaagtttGTCCAGTTGCTCCAATTCCAGGTGAGACAAAGGTTTGGCAATATATCACATTGatgaaaagaatatttttaatcGATTGTCCAGGTATTGTTCCTCCATCTGCTAAGGATAGTGAAGAAGATATTCTATTTAGAGGTGTAGTCAGAGTTGAACATGTTTCACATCCAGAACAATTTATTGCTGGTGTTTTGAAGCGTTgtcaaaagaaatatttggaaAGAACGTATGAAATTTCTGGATGGAAAGATGATgttgaatttattgaaatgcTAGCAAGAAAACAGGGTAGACTACTGAAAGGTGGTGAACCTGACGAATCTGGTGTTTCGAAACAAATCTTAAATGACTTTAATAGAGGTAAAATACCGTGGTTTGTACCTCCTCCTGAAAAGGAACAAAGGGAAGAAACAAGCGGTAAAAAATCTGAACAATCTGAAGTCAAGATAGGTGACAAAAGAAAAGCATCAACCGAAGAGTAA
- the TPHA0C00120 gene encoding uncharacterized protein gives MSNGTLYVKDFPRAILARSLVKYYKIDVKVEDAETSETYKRDCPVGRIPAFVGPNDFILTEIAAINPFLVELISDEKVKKQLLGKDYKERALIAKWISLSNTDFFMTLADIFYMYINRYPYHQDIVDRGFEQLEKVSETYENRLKDHKYLVNDDITLADLLSVTQWAFAVQLCYGPEWRAKYPGIVRWVEAVVASPVLKDEYKDFKLCEKTFSPQKK, from the coding sequence ATGTCTAACGGTACTTTATATGTCAAAGATTTCCCAAGAGCTATTCTAGCCAGATCCTTAGTCAAATACTACAAGATCGATGTTAAAGTCGAAGATGCTGAAACCTCTGAAACCTACAAGAGAGACTGTCCAGTTGGTAGAATTCCAGCCTTTGTTGGCCCAAACGACTTTATCTTAACTGAAATTGCTGCTATTAACCCATTCTTAGTTGAATTAATCAGCGATGAAAAGGTCAAGAAACAATTACTAGGTAAAGACTACAAGGAAAGAGCTTTAATTGCCAAGTGGATTTCTCTATCTAACACTGATTTCTTCATGACTTTAGCTGACATTTTCTACATGTACATTAACAGATACCCATACCATCAAGATATCGTTGACAGAGGTTTCGAACAATTAGAAAAGGTCTCTGAAACTTATGAAAACAGATTAAAGGACCACAAGTACTTAGTTAACGATGATATTACCCTTGCTGATTTATTATCTGTTACTCAATGGGCCTTCGCTGTGCAATTATGTTACGGTCCAGAATGGAGAGCTAAGTACCCTGGTATCGTCAGATGGGTCGAAGCTGTTGTTGCATCTCCAGTCTTAAAGGATGAATACAAGGACTTCAAGTTATGTGAAAAGACTTTCTCTCCacaaaagaaatag